The genome window CAACGGCGGGCGTCTCAACATCGCCGCCTGCGCGCTGGGCGCAGCGCAAACCGCGCTTGACAAGGCGTTGAATTACAGCGGCGAACGCAAGGCTTTCGGCAAGACGCTCGATCAGTTTCAGGCCCTGCAATTCAAGCTGGCCGACATGGAGATCGCGCTTCAGGTGGCTCGGTGCTTCCTGCGTCAGGCCGCGTGGAAGCTCGACCAGAAAACCGCCGATGCCGCGAAATTCTGCGCCATGGCCAAGTGCTTCGTGACCGACGCGGCCTTCGATGTCGCGGATGAGGCGCTGCAAATCCATGGCGGCTATGGCTACCTTGCGGACTACGGGCTTGAGAAGATCGTTCGCGATTTGCGCGTGCATCGGATCCTCGAAGGCACGAATGAAATCATGCGCATGATCACCGCGCGAGCGATGGTTGAGGAGAGGGGCCGATGAGTGAAGAAGATGTCGTCATCCGCAAGGAGGGCCGCGCGGGACGCATAACGCTCAACCGCCCGGCCGCGATGAACGCGCTGACCTGGGCAATGGCGCTCAGGATCGAGCAAGCGCTGGATAAGTGGGAGCACGATTCCGGGGTCGATGTCGTGGTCGTGGACGCTGCGGGCGAGAAAGCCTTCTGCGCCGGGGGCGATATCGCGGACCTCTATAAAAAAGGCCGCGCAGGAGACTTCGACTACGGCCGCAAGTTCTGGTGCGACGAATATCGGCTGAATGCCAAAATCCATCGCTACGCCAAGCCTTACGTGGCCTTCATGGATGGCATCGTCATGGGCGGTGGGGTTGGCGTCTCGGCGCACGGGTCGCATCGGATTGTGACCGAGCGTTCCGTCGTAGCCATGCCCGAAACCGGCATCGGACTCATTCCCGATGTCGGAGGAACGTTTCTGCTGTCGCGGATGCCGGGACGGTGCGGAGAGTATATCGCCATGACAGCGGCGCGCATGGGGCCGGGCGACGCCATTTATGGGGGATTCGCCGATCTTTACATGCCTGTCGAACGGACGGCGGCTGCCATCGCCGCGTTGTGTGATACGGGCGATGTCACGCTTTTGGACGCCCATTGCGAAGTCGCGCCAACGTCCGCGCTTGCCGCGAACCGGGTGGAAATCGACGCGCTCTTCGCGAGCCCGGATGCGGTTTCCATCGTCCAATCCCTCGAAAATGCCTCCTCGTCGCTGGCAAGGGATGCGGCGAAAGCCATCCGACGCAATTCTCCGCTTGCCGTGACGGCGGCATTGCTGGCCGTGCGCCGTGCCCGCGACCTCGCATCCATTGAGGACTGTCTGGCTCTCGAATATCGCTTCACCTACCGCTGTCAGGAGATGAGCGACTTTCTCGAAGGAATTCGCGCCGCCGTGATCGACAAGGACCGCAAGCCCAACTGGCGGTTCGCGCGGCTTGAGGATCTGGACGAGACGCGCGCGGAGGCGCTCCTCGCCTCGCTTGGGACGGAGGAATTGCCGCATTCGCCACCAGAACGGCGACATCCTGAGAAGCCGGTTCAATCATAACGATAACAGAGGAAACCTCCATGAAACGGGTCGCATTCATTGGCCTCGGCAATATGGGACTGCCCATGGCCGTCAATCTGCTGAAAAACGGATTCGATGTCCGGGGCTTCGACAAGGGGGCAACGGCAGCCTCCGCCGCCCTTGCCGCTGGCGTCGCGATGGAGAGGAGCGCGATTGCCGCCGTGACGGATGCCGATGTCGTGGTGACGATGCTGCCGAACGGCGCGATCCTGAGGCAGGTCTATGGAGAGATCGTTCCTGCGGCCAAGGCCGGCGCGTTGGTGATCGATTGTTCCACTGTAGATGTGGAAAGCGCGCGCGCGGCTCATGATATGGCGAGAAACGCCGGGTTGAAATCCGTGGATGCGCCGGTTTCCGGCGGCGTTGGAGGCGCGGCTGCGGGCACACTGACATTCATGTCCGGTGCCGATGTCGAGGCATTCGAGGCTGCACGGCCGATCCTGTCGGCGATGGGAAAAAACCTCGTCCATTGCGGAGAAGCGGGCGCGGGGCAGGCCGCGAAGATCTGCAACAACATGGTGCTCGGCATTTCCATGATCGCTGTGTGCGAAGCGTTCGCACTGGCCGACAAGCTCGGCCTCAGCCGTCAGGCGATGTTCGACGTCGTTTCCACGTCGTCGGGGCAATGCTGGTCGATCAACACCTATTGCCCAGCCCCCGGCGTCGGCCCGAAGTCTCCCGCCGACAACGAATACAAGCCCGGCTTTGCGGCCCC of Rhodomicrobium vannielii ATCC 17100 contains these proteins:
- a CDS encoding 3-hydroxyisobutyryl-CoA hydrolase — translated: MSEEDVVIRKEGRAGRITLNRPAAMNALTWAMALRIEQALDKWEHDSGVDVVVVDAAGEKAFCAGGDIADLYKKGRAGDFDYGRKFWCDEYRLNAKIHRYAKPYVAFMDGIVMGGGVGVSAHGSHRIVTERSVVAMPETGIGLIPDVGGTFLLSRMPGRCGEYIAMTAARMGPGDAIYGGFADLYMPVERTAAAIAALCDTGDVTLLDAHCEVAPTSALAANRVEIDALFASPDAVSIVQSLENASSSLARDAAKAIRRNSPLAVTAALLAVRRARDLASIEDCLALEYRFTYRCQEMSDFLEGIRAAVIDKDRKPNWRFARLEDLDETRAEALLASLGTEELPHSPPERRHPEKPVQS
- the mmsB gene encoding 3-hydroxyisobutyrate dehydrogenase, yielding MKRVAFIGLGNMGLPMAVNLLKNGFDVRGFDKGATAASAALAAGVAMERSAIAAVTDADVVVTMLPNGAILRQVYGEIVPAAKAGALVIDCSTVDVESARAAHDMARNAGLKSVDAPVSGGVGGAAAGTLTFMSGADVEAFEAARPILSAMGKNLVHCGEAGAGQAAKICNNMVLGISMIAVCEAFALADKLGLSRQAMFDVVSTSSGQCWSINTYCPAPGVGPKSPADNEYKPGFAAPLMLKDLGLSQQAAASVGVETPLGQHAAEIYARFVAQGGTDKDFSGILPWLAARANEA